A portion of the Apus apus isolate bApuApu2 chromosome 3, bApuApu2.pri.cur, whole genome shotgun sequence genome contains these proteins:
- the FUCA2 gene encoding plasma alpha-L-fucosidase, which produces MPGPPGPAALLLPLLLLLPLLLPALPGLLPARPPGGGGRPRYEPSWDSLDARPLPAWFDEAKFGVFIHWGVFSVPSFGSEWFWWYWQKEKREPYVKFMEANYPPGFTYEDFGSLFTAEFFDPNQWADILKASGAKYVVLTSKHHEGFTLWGSKYSWNWNAVDVGPKRDLVAELALSVRNRTDLRFGLYHSLFEWFNPLFLEDATNVFKTRKFPTSKSLPELYEIVMKYQPEIIWSDGNGNAPDTYWNSTGFLAWLYNDSPVRDTVVTNDRWGAGSICTHGGFYTCSDRYNPGHLLPHKWENCMTIDRGSWGYRRDARLDDYLTIQDLVKQLVETVSCGGNLLMNIGPTHDGRVAVIFEERLRQMGAWLKVNGEAIYGTKPWRAQNDTVTPEVWYTFSPKEGKVNAIFLNWPVSGTLELGEPQAKLGETQVKLAGYTELLKWVALGEKGIAIALPQLTPKQLPCQWGWTLQLTDIN; this is translated from the exons ATgccgggcccgcccggccccgccgcgctgctgctgccgctgctgctgctgctgccgctgctgctgccggcgCTGCCCGGGCTCCTGCCGGCGCGGCctccgggcggcggcgggcggccccGCTACGAGCCCAGCTGGGACTCGCTGGACGCCCGGCCGCTGCCCGCCTGGTTCGACGAGGCGAAGTTCGGCGTCTTCATCCACTGGGGCGTGTTCTCGGTGCCCAGCTTCGGCAGCGAGTGGTTCTG GTGGTactggcagaaggaaaagagagagccCTATGTGAAATTTATGGAGGCCAATTACCCACCTGGGTTCACTTATGAGGATTTTGGGTCACTGTTTACAGCAGAGTTCTTTGATCCCAACCAGTGGGCAGATATTCTGAAGGCTTCAGGTGCAAAATATGTTGTCTTAACTTCAAAACATCACGAAG gcTTTACTTTGTGGGGGTCCAAATATTCTTGGAACTGGAATGCTGTTGATGTGGGACCGAAACGAGATCTTGTGGCTGAACTGGCACTGTCTGTTAGAAACAGGACTGACTTGCGTTTTGGGTTATATCATTCCCTGTTTGAATGGTTTAATCCTCTCTTCCTTGAGGATGCCACCAATGTCTTCAAGACAAGAAAGTTCCCAACCAGTAAATCATTACCAGAGCTCTATGAAATTGTGATGAAATACCAACCAGAAATAATTTGGTCTGATGGGAATGGAAATGCGCCAGATACTTACTGGAACAGCACTGGTTTCTTGGCTTGGCTGTATAATGACAG TCCAGTCCGGGACACAGTGGTGACCAATGACCgctggggagctggcagcatCTGTACACATGGCGGCTTCTACACCTGTAGTGACCGGTATAACCCCGGACACCTCCTGCCTCACAAGTGGGAGAACTGTATGACTATTGACAGGGGCTCGTGGGGCTACAGGAGGGACGCACGGCTTGACGACTACCTGACTATCCAGGACTTGGTGAAG caacTTGTAGAAACGGTGTCTTGTGGAGGAAATCTCTTGATGAACATCGGGCCCACTCACGACGGTCGCGTCGCTGTGATATTTGAGGAACGCCTGAGGCAGATGGGTGCCTGGCTGAAGGTCAATGGAGAAGCCATCTATGGAACGAAGCCGTGGAGAGCACAGAATGACACGGTCACACCAGAAGTGTG GTACACTTTCAGCCCTAAAGAAGGCAAAGTCAATGCTATCTTCCTGAACTGGCCAGTCTCTGGGACTCTGGAACTTGGTGAGCCACAGGCTAAGCTTGGAGAAACACAG GTAAAACTGGCTGGCtacacagagctgctgaaatggGTTGCACTGGGAGAAAAGGGAATTGCAATAGCTCTACCTCAATTGACTCCTAAGCAACTGCCATGTCAGTGGGGCTGGACTTTGCAGCTGACTGACATAAACTGA